One region of candidate division KSB1 bacterium genomic DNA includes:
- a CDS encoding efflux transporter periplasmic adaptor subunit, which translates to MDRQIKKKRFTPKRIIGFGLGGLFFVVVIYNLVFGDRSSKLNVEIEKITISTVSMGPFVEFIPVTGTVLPIKTVYLDAIEGGRVEKKIIEAGTFVKEGDPILQLSNTNLLLDIMFREAEFFEQQNNLRNTRLEMERYRLALKQQMVEIDYQIKQLKRRYGRGTELRNRNLISQEEYDQLKDEYEYNIKRRDLALVTYEQDSVFRKVQIGQLEASIDRMQSNLGIVKKKLDNLVVKAPITGQLTSLNAEVGESKSPGQRLGQVDVLDGFKVRASPDEHYLARITLGLPARFDFAGGTYELITKKIFPEIRDGRFDIDLEFVGVEPKGIRRGQTVHIRLDLGDLDEATVLLNRGGFWQKTGGQWVYLVDKSGEFATKRMIRLGRQNTQVYEVLAGLEPGEKVITSTYDSFGDIDKLILK; encoded by the coding sequence ATGGATCGTCAGATAAAAAAGAAAAGATTTACTCCAAAAAGAATTATTGGTTTTGGTTTAGGCGGCCTCTTTTTTGTCGTTGTGATTTACAATTTGGTATTTGGAGATCGAAGTTCAAAATTGAATGTAGAAATTGAGAAGATAACGATTTCCACAGTTTCCATGGGGCCTTTTGTGGAGTTTATTCCGGTAACTGGTACGGTTCTACCCATTAAGACCGTTTATTTAGATGCAATCGAGGGGGGAAGAGTAGAAAAAAAGATTATTGAAGCGGGAACGTTTGTAAAAGAAGGGGATCCTATCCTGCAATTATCGAATACCAACTTACTACTGGATATCATGTTCCGTGAAGCCGAGTTTTTTGAACAACAGAATAACTTACGCAATACACGTTTGGAAATGGAACGTTATCGTCTTGCTCTGAAACAGCAAATGGTGGAAATTGATTATCAGATTAAACAATTGAAAAGAAGATATGGACGGGGAACCGAATTAAGGAACCGAAATTTAATTTCCCAGGAAGAATATGATCAGTTAAAAGATGAATACGAATATAATATCAAACGAAGAGATCTAGCTTTGGTGACCTACGAACAAGATTCTGTTTTTCGCAAGGTGCAAATCGGACAGTTAGAAGCTTCCATCGATCGTATGCAGTCGAACCTGGGTATCGTTAAGAAAAAGTTAGATAATTTAGTGGTAAAAGCCCCCATAACCGGACAGCTTACATCGTTGAATGCTGAAGTCGGAGAGTCTAAATCACCAGGACAACGATTAGGTCAGGTTGATGTTTTGGATGGATTTAAAGTGCGCGCTAGCCCGGATGAACATTATCTTGCCCGAATAACATTGGGTCTTCCTGCCAGGTTTGATTTTGCTGGCGGAACTTATGAATTGATTACCAAAAAGATATTTCCGGAGATCCGCGATGGGCGCTTCGACATCGATTTGGAGTTTGTTGGAGTTGAGCCAAAAGGGATTCGTCGTGGACAAACCGTGCATATTCGCCTGGACTTAGGCGATCTGGATGAGGCAACGGTCCTGCTTAATAGAGGGGGATTCTGGCAAAAAACCGGTGGACAATGGGTGTATTTGGTTGATAAATCCGGAGAATTTGCAACCAAGAGAATGATCCGTTTGGGCAGGCAAAATACCCAGGTTTATGAAGTACTTGCCGGCCTTGAGCCTGGTGAAAAGGTGATTACTTCTACATATGACAGTTTTGGCGACATTGATAAGTTGATTTTGAAATGA